The Girardinichthys multiradiatus isolate DD_20200921_A chromosome 6, DD_fGirMul_XY1, whole genome shotgun sequence genome window below encodes:
- the LOC124869310 gene encoding zinc finger protein 544-like: protein MCSVVVLREFIRERLTTAAEDIFTEVEKTLRLLEISWRTQINQELTGLQQKVSEEEVLNDQQLWNKERNHSFDQEEAELLQEELCMGQNEEQLPLKQEETLMMPQIQQIVGHSEISMVQFGEEMDHQHQLPETSWKPVIKLHKTEPPQQHVDEEEVLTDRQLWNQDRNWNLDQQEQQPTHIKDNPEEPEPTKSKRNQEEQEQPQTQEKPELPLLKQNHEELVPPKMKQNQEESDPPLLCICKEEEQMVTNPDFTVPPTDDESDQSEPEPNTERVHSETSAAIKIQDQDGSKHVESEPPQRYEVKFMKTFQRKKRKHAEGSFGSESLSDAFIRASSLMSHHRTSIAEKASSAGPHGGELSSSSASRELSHLNESRPCGTPSSNMSAANWDQRSPPAESLYSCNTCGKRFRFNCRYLSHMRTHTGEKPFSCRECGKSFTQGGSLWRHVRTHSGDKPFLCITCGKSFSQRTGLLGHIRTQHTGDKPCSA from the exons ATGTGTTCAGTTGTGGTTCTGAGAGAGTTTATCAGAGAGAGGCTAACTACTGCTGCTGAAGACATCTTCACAGAGGTGGAGAAGActcttagactgctggagatcagCTGGAGAACCCAAATAAACCAGGAGCTAACAG GACTCCAACAAAAGGTTTCTGAGGAAGAGGTTCTGAATGACCAGCAACTCTGGAACAAGGAGAGGAACCACAGTTTTGACCAGGAGGAAGCAGAACTTCTGCAGGAGGAACTGTGCATGGGTCAGAATGAGGAGCAGCTGCCACTGAAGCAGGAAGAGACCTTAATGATGCCACAGATTCAACAAATAGTTGGACATTCTGAAATCAGCATGGTCCAGTTTGGAGAAGAGATGGACCATCAGCACCAGCTGCCAGAAACAAGCTGGAAACCAGTgataaaattacacaaaacaG AACCACCACAGCAACACGTTGATGAGGAGGAGGTTCTGACTGACCGACAGCTCTGGAACCAGGACAGAAACTGGAATCTGGACCAGCAGGAACAACAACCTACACATATCAAAGATAACCCCGAAGAACCAGAACCTACTAAGAGCAAACGGAACCAAGAAGAGCAAGAACAACCACAGACCCAAGAGAAACCAGAACTTCCACTGTTAAAACAAAACCATGAGGAGCTTGTACCTCCAAAGATGaaacagaaccaggaggaatcaGATCCTCCCCTCCTGTGTATCTGTAaggaggaagagcagatggtaaCAAATCCGGACTTTACGGTGCCTCCTACTGATGATGAAAGTGACCAGAGTGAGCCGGAACCAAACACTGAGCGGGTCCACTCTGAAACCTCTGCTGCTATAAAGATTCAAGATCAAGATGgaagcaaacatgtagaatcAGAACCACCTCAAAGATATGAGGTGAAGTTCATGAAGActtttcagagaaagaaaagaaaacatgcagaaggttcttttgggtcagagagtctgagtgatgccttcaTTAGAGCATCGTCACTGATGAGTCATCACAGAACTTCCATAGCTGAGAAAGCTTCCTCTGCAGGTCCACATGGAGGAGAACTGTCTTCTTCATCAGCATCACGAGAGCTTAGCCACCTTAATGAGAGCAGACCCTGTGGGACACCTTCATCCAATATGTCAGCAGCAAACTGGGACCAAAGGAGTCCACCAGCAGAGAGTCTGTATTCCTGCAACACCTGTGGGAAAAGATTTCGATTTAACTGTCGATATTTGTCCCACATGAGGACCCACACTGGAGAAAAGCCATTTTCCTGCAGggaatgtggaaaaagtttcacTCAGGGAGGAAGTTTGTGGCGACATGTGAGAACTCATTCAGGCGACAAACCGTTTCTATGCATAACATGTGGGAAGAGCTTCAGCCAGAGGACTGGTCTGCTGGGTCACATTAGGACTCAGCATACTGGTGACAAGCCATGTTCTGCTTAA
- the LOC124869306 gene encoding zinc finger protein 135-like — translation MPKRCVAQFCDGTVKLGVSMHFFPKDPVLRRKWEQFVQVKRQNFHHASPYSVLCSKHFEADDYESSMMQMFGFKAKNNTRLKKDAVPTIHAPNPKPVLVDPETGLCSRPAGQPPTSSPSLVRNRYTSKVLAEASSELPGPRQPSVRGRKLPQKHVYEEDLTDQLFRDQEEPEPPQTEVRLEEPEPSPMEKNKEEPEVLQFKVELEEPKPPQIKEEPEFLQIKVEPEPHKIKEEPEDHIISQEQPVLYQGFSTVMVLQSESHLPEPFGGSADNMVQFEDEIGGQPRRLGTNWKPRTELPEEHVSQEELHPLCNQNKPKPYQVMKQDQEEPEPLQMKEDQEEICISEAQGQLVVNQENATVELDFGQKGNLLSQERNWSGETPYSCRKCGKHFSRRKNLKTHRRTYCSECGKCFDHRGNFLQHMRTHTGEKPYSCTECGKRFTVSGGLSRHRRVHTGEKAYSCTECGKRFSQRGVWVRHLQTHGKEKPSCKGKFSVKRFVCWFT, via the exons ATGCCAAAGCGCTGCGTGGCCCAGTTCTGTGACGGCACAGTGAAGCTTGGAGTGAGTATGCACTTCTTTCCCAAAGACCCTGTTCTTCGGAGGAAGTGGGAGCAGTTTGTGCAAGTGAAGCGCCAGAACTTCCACCATGCTTCTCCGTACAGCGTGCTCTGTTCGAAGCACTTTGAGGCCGATGACTATGAGAGCAGCATGATGCAGATGTTTGGATTCAAAGCAAAGAACAACACAAGGTTGAAGAAGGATGCTGTTCCAACAATTCACGCCCCGAACCCCAAACCTGTGCTGGTAGACCCTGAGACTGGGCTGTGCTCACGGCCTGCTGGACAACCTCCCACATCATCACCTTCCCTGGTCAGGAACCGGTACACCTCTAAG GTGCTGGCTGAAGCCTCCTCGGAGCTACCCGGTCCCAGGCAGCCGTCCGTTAGGGGCAGAA AACTCCCACAGAAACATGTTTATGAGGAGGATCTGACTGACCAGCTGTTCCGGGACCAGGAGGAACCAGAACCTCCACAAACTGAAGTGCGACTTGAGGAACCAGAACCTTCACCTATGGAAAAGAACAAGGAGGAACCAGAGGTTTTGCAGTTTAAAGTGGAACTGGAAGAACCAAAACCTCCACAAATCAAAGAGGAACCAGAATTTCTGCAGATCAAAGTGGAACCAGAACCTCATAAGATCAAAGAAGAACCAGAGGATCACATCATCAGTCAGGAGCAGCCGGTCCTGTATCAGGGGTTCAGCACCGTAATGGTGCTTCAGTCAGAGTCCCACCTTCCAGAACCCTTTGGAGGTTCTGCAGACAATATGGTCCAGTTTGAGGATGAGATTGGTGGTCAGCCCAGACGGCTCGGGACCAACTGGAAACCCAGGACCG AACTCCCAGAGGAGCATGTTTCTCAGGAGGAGCTCCATCCACTCTGCAACCAGAACAAACCCAAGCCGTATCAGGTTATGAAACAGGACCAGGAGGAACCTGAACCTCTCCAGATGAAAGAGGACCAGGAGGAAATTTGCATCAGTGAAGCCCAGGGGCAGCTGGTAGTTAACCAGGAGAATGCCACTGTTGAATTAGATTTTGGACAGAAAGGTAATTTATTGTCCCAGGAGAGAAATTGGTCAGGTGAGACTCCATATTCctgcagaaagtgtgggaaacaTTTTAGTCGGAGAAAAAACCTGAAGACACACAGGAGAACATATTGTAGCGAGTGTGGGAAATGTTTCGACCACAGAGGGAACTTTCTGCAACACATGAGAACCCATACAGGAGAAAAGCCTTATTCCTGCACAGAATGTGGGAAACGTTTCACAGTAAGTGGAGGTTTGAGCAGACACAGGAGGGTTCATACAGGAGAGAAAGCGTATTCCTGCACCGAGTGTGGGAAACGTTTCAGTCAAAGAGGAGTTTGGGTTAGGCATCTGCAAACTCATGGAAAGGAGAAACCTTCCTGCAAAGGAAAGTTTTCAGTCAAAAGGTTTGTGTGTTGGTTCACATGA